The following are encoded together in the Nymphaea colorata isolate Beijing-Zhang1983 chromosome 14, ASM883128v2, whole genome shotgun sequence genome:
- the LOC116267388 gene encoding uncharacterized protein LOC116267388 — MSFLWEKSATWRWLVRRTRESKPFFFSFAMACGVVPAVIGYGIMQLTSSRNEQLEAQLRKTARPESLMMGQTNKERLAEFLGELQRKEDTNDRYVAALRGETLTRKPYVRIQPVPKESGGPAEKNSD, encoded by the exons ATGTCGTTCCTCTGGGAGAAGAGCGCGACGTGGCGGTGGCTCGTTCGGAGAACGCGCGAATCGAagcccttcttcttctccttcgcGATGGCCTGCGGTGTCGTCCCCGCGGTCATTGGCTACGGCATCATGCAACTCACCAGCTCCCGCAATGAGCAGTTGGAGGCCCAACTGAGGAAGACAGCTCGACCCGAATCTCTT ATGATGGGACAAACCAACAAAGAGAGACTAGCTGAGTTTTTGGGGGAGTTGCAGCGGAAGGAGGACACAAATGATCGGTATGTGGCTGCTTTGAGAGGTGAAACACTGACTAGAAAACCTTATGTTAGGATTCAACCAGTCCCCAAGGAAAGTGGCGGGCCAGCTGAGAAAAATTCAGACTAG